One Aquisalimonas asiatica DNA window includes the following coding sequences:
- a CDS encoding acyl-CoA ligase (AMP-forming), exosortase A system-associated, with product MTALLHDIPLQTATRTPDAVALRTPRAEWSYGRLADTVCAAAAGLHGRNVGAGDRVAVYLEKRPETVAALFAITCAGGIAVPVNPALKPAQVRHILQDCGARGLITSAQRLTLLRQTGSLDDLPIHDERLIAVDGDTGDWSDLCAAGPHPPVPERIETDPALILYTSGSTGQPKGVTLSHRNLVAGVDSVVDYLGVTSRDHVLAALPLSFDYGWNQVTTALRTGATVFLCDYLWPRELLRVIEEQAITALAGVPPLWNQLIQTEWPDAVAGHLRYITNSGGKLPRRTLETLQARLPETDIVLMYGLTEAFRSTYLPPEELQRRPDSMGRAIPNARVMVVRPDGSPCRPGETGELVHAGPLVSLGYWNDAERTAERFRPAPDRLRELPLGETAVWSGDLVTRDDAGYFYFVGRHDDMIKTSGYRVSPTEVEDVLHASGHVHEAVALGVPHPVLGEAILAVVCATAGEEDPKPLQAACQRALPRFMVPADYIIQTEPLPRGPNGKIDRSGLRDRYAAHFQTDPSDDQQG from the coding sequence ATGACCGCCCTGCTCCACGACATTCCGCTGCAAACGGCGACCCGAACACCCGATGCCGTCGCCCTGCGGACGCCGCGCGCGGAGTGGTCCTACGGCCGCCTGGCCGACACTGTCTGCGCAGCCGCGGCCGGCCTCCACGGCCGCAACGTCGGCGCCGGCGACCGCGTCGCGGTGTACCTGGAGAAACGCCCGGAGACCGTTGCCGCCCTGTTCGCCATTACCTGCGCAGGCGGCATCGCCGTCCCGGTGAACCCGGCCCTGAAGCCCGCACAGGTCCGCCACATCCTCCAGGACTGCGGCGCCCGCGGGCTGATCACCTCCGCCCAGCGGCTCACCCTGTTGCGCCAGACCGGGAGCCTGGACGACCTCCCCATCCACGACGAGCGACTCATCGCCGTGGATGGCGATACCGGTGACTGGAGCGATCTGTGCGCTGCCGGACCACACCCACCGGTGCCCGAGCGCATCGAGACGGACCCCGCACTGATCCTCTACACCTCCGGCAGCACCGGCCAGCCCAAGGGGGTAACGCTCAGCCACCGCAACCTGGTCGCCGGGGTCGACAGCGTCGTCGATTACCTGGGCGTGACCTCGCGGGATCATGTCCTCGCCGCCCTGCCCCTGAGCTTCGATTACGGCTGGAACCAGGTCACCACGGCACTGCGCACCGGCGCCACGGTCTTTCTCTGCGATTACCTCTGGCCCCGGGAGCTGCTCCGGGTCATCGAGGAGCAGGCCATCACCGCCCTCGCGGGCGTGCCGCCGCTGTGGAACCAGCTGATTCAGACGGAGTGGCCCGACGCCGTGGCCGGCCATCTGCGCTACATCACCAACTCCGGTGGCAAGCTGCCGCGCCGCACGCTGGAGACCCTGCAGGCCCGGCTGCCGGAGACGGACATCGTGCTCATGTACGGCCTCACCGAGGCGTTCCGCTCCACCTACCTGCCTCCGGAGGAGCTGCAACGCCGCCCCGACTCCATGGGCCGCGCCATTCCCAACGCGCGGGTCATGGTGGTGCGGCCGGACGGCTCGCCCTGCCGCCCCGGCGAAACCGGGGAGCTGGTACACGCCGGGCCTCTGGTGTCCCTGGGCTACTGGAACGATGCGGAGCGAACGGCGGAGCGGTTCCGCCCCGCACCGGACCGGCTGCGCGAGCTGCCACTGGGGGAAACCGCCGTCTGGTCGGGCGACCTGGTGACCCGGGACGACGCGGGGTATTTCTATTTCGTCGGCCGCCACGACGACATGATCAAGACATCCGGTTATCGCGTGAGCCCCACGGAGGTGGAGGACGTCCTCCACGCATCCGGCCATGTGCACGAGGCGGTGGCCCTGGGCGTGCCCCACCCGGTGCTGGGCGAGGCCATTCTCGCGGTCGTCTGCGCCACTGCCGGCGAGGAGGACCCGAAACCACTGCAGGCCGCCTGCCAGCGGGCACTGCCGCGATTCATGGTGCCGGCGGACTACATCATCCAGACCGAGCCGCTGCCACGCGGCCCGAACGGCAAGATCGACCGCAGCGGGCTGCGCGACCGCTACGCGGCGCATTTCCAGACGGACCCAAGCGATGACCAACAAGGCTGA